The genomic stretch TTCATAAGGATCAGGAAGAAGGGCATTTGTAGAAATGCAGGATGAAGTAGATTTGTCAAAACTGTATGCTGGGcctaaaaaaaccaagaaatcaATGAAGGAAATAAACTAATTGGCAATACTGAGAGTATGCAATCCTTAACTTAATCCAGATAttcaaaaatttaattttaatggcTGTAAAGAATATATGTTACACTtccaaaaaaaagtattaaacagAACTGCACCTGTAAAAAGCCTTGAGATACTGCTtcttgattttttcccctcaacatTCTAGAGTAACAGTACTAACACAAAAAGGTGATACATTTGTCCTTCAAATTACCAACTTGTAGAGGATGACTGGACAATCTTTCAAAATAAGAGTGTCtctaaatataatttaaaagtaaagcaaaatttaaaaggATATATTCAAtagctcatttaaaaaaaaccaaacaaaaaaatcccaaaaatttgATTACTGCAAATACGAAATATTTTCTAGTCCAAATCCTGACGAGATTTCAGCCAGAAGACAGCATTCAGTAATCAGAAAGCACCCTTGCTACAGTCAATTATTTCTTGCCATTAATAAGCAACTCAGTGGTTCAGCTCTAATTATATTCTTACAGAGGACTATCTTGGAGATAGATTAAGAAGAAGGTGGAAAtaagatggggaaaaaaccccacagaacagAATGCTACGAAGTGTGATAAAAGGCCTTTGCCCCTGGTGTCCAGGATCTGCTCTGGCTGAAGGCAGCTTCCTCCAGAGTGTAACTTCATCATATTTACAAAGCACAACTGCATCATCttagaaaaaaagttttaagaTAAATTTTGACTTGCCATCATAACtgagcaatttaaaaaataaactcacATGCATTTGCTTGTCAATACCTTTTCACTGAGCTTTATGTGCCTATTTCATAGGAAGTGAGACAATTTTTGCTGGCAGAGCAATAAATTCTTTAGCACAGTCCCTGCTTGTTACTGCAGCTTAACCCACACTCCTCCAAAACATCACATACACCTCAGAGCAACAAACCCACGCCAGAACTATAGGTTCAAGCCACTGGAGAAGGCACCACCCTGCTCCTATGCACTTCACAGCCACTTTCTGTCAGCAGGACCAGACACGCTGAGGGGTGCTGGTGAATCAGACTGTTACACAATGACTGAATTTGGTTCACTAATTCCAATCTCAGCCCAGCAATGCAGGTGCCAGAACATTCACAGTGCAAACACTGACTTGCACAAACCCAGCTGACAGAGCTACAACCAAATCAGGGCCCCCCCTCTCCTCTTGCAGTTATTTCACTAACTGTGGGTGTGCCTGTATCTGTGCCACCATTAACAGGGTGAACAGAGCAGGTTTTCCAGCTGGCACAGAGGGCAGTGGGGTGTGTGACAAGCAGGACTGTGCCCATGAGCACAGGAGTGAGAGAAATGAAATGCAGTTGGGCAGGACCATGGAGGGGGCACTTCCCATCTGTTCCCAGGGCAAAGATCATGTTCCTCTCTGCCCAACGTTGTGACTTGGAGAAAGGGCCCCTCACTAACAGCCTGTGTCATCACAGCCAGTCTGCAGTGGGGAGTATCAAAGGAACCAAGCTGTCTGCAGCAAAGGGCTGGTAGCAGGAATACAAGTTTGTGTTAGCTGAACTTACTGCCTGGTACTAATTCAAATTGAGGTTTCCCATCCTCCACAGCTGTCAGAGTTGCCAGTTTTGCTTCTATCATTTCTCCATCTATAAACCTTCCAGAATATGCAGTCTTTCCATCAGGATACACATAAGCTATTTTCTCTCCAGTCATCTCCCCTTCTTCATTCACTTCTCCCACAAGGCTGCCTCCATCCTGAGAGCACAGgcaagaaagaaaaggcaaagcatTTAGTTAATACTTTACTATCCTTGATGCCTaagattttcagctttttatatttttcatgtatttgtaGCTTTGTAGATTGCAAATGCATGGCTGTAGCTTCTAGTACTTTTCTTATCCTTTTCCCCTACATTTAGGAACAATAAGCTAACCTTCTAAACACATTCCTAAAATATTCTTTAGTCTTACTCCAAGAGGAGTACCAACTACAAAGACATGCTGTTTTCCAACCAGAATCTGGACCAGACATAACAAAAGTGGGGCAAAGAAGCCTCTGGACTGCTTCCAGTGGGGCAGAGCCTCAGGAATTATTACCTAATCAActaaccttttaattggacaaTATATGATAGGTATGCTAATCAAAAAACCATAGAAAAATGGTGGAATTACTGTACCACGTGCAGTTTTCACCATATTGAGTACCTGAAAGCTTCCAAGTAAAGGTTTGCTTTTATATTCACTCTAATGTTGTTGGGAAgatctattttattttctaggCAACATCGTCAGTAAATGAAAagggttttccccatttttttaaaaatgcaactgTAAGTTCAGATGCGAAATTATGAAAGTGAGGGAGAAACAGACACACGAAGAAGCTGGATGAAGTCATTCCAGTTAGGATAAAACTGATTTTCTATGCTGTTTAAAATAGGCAAAACCCAAGGTCTTTTGTTCCAGATGACAAATATTCAGTTTCACTTGGTGAAAGTTTTATGTGTACAGTATGCAAAACAAGGACCAAAGCCACATAGATGTCCAATGATTACAATGATACTGtgctagaggaaaaaaaaaataacgtTGCCTTGCTAATTCATGGAACCTCTAAAGACTTGAGCCTTTTAAGGAAAAATGATTCCTGGAGTTTCTCTGTCCTAGAATGACCCCTAGTATCAGGTGGGGCTCAGCGAGAACAACTGTTTGTGGAAAGCATCAACAGTGAAAGGAAAGATGTGTGCTAACGTCTTTACAAACAATTTGATGGGTGTTATCGTCTTTGAAATGGGTCTTAAAGCCTCTACTGACTTTGGGCAGCAGGTTCGTTATGGGGCTGGACAGTTTGACTCCTGAAATAGACAAGGGTCTGCACAAGCTTGAGCTTCTGAACTTTCGGGTAAAACAGTAGGTTCAAGGGGGGATATGGGGTAGGCGGTTCAGGAAGGCTGTACCTTCctagtacctcagccagtggggaaaggaagagggccAACATGCGACTGGGAGTTTAggataaaaggaggctgcgcCCCAAAACCTTGAGAGAGAAAACCCGCGGGTGCGTGTCCAGTGgactctctccctttattcgaataaagttacaggactcctctgtctcctttatggacataaacctctggcgTTTGTGGATTTTCCTGACAACAGCAACGCTTTTCCTCTCCAAGGTTTACACATTTCAGCCCTGGGCTTTGCCATCCGTGATTTGCCTGCAGCTCGGGTTAGGTCTATTTCCAGAACTGCAGAATGAGATGCACACATTAGCACAGGTCTAATCACTTGTTGGGGtttaggatttttccttttgtttctttctctcattGAATTTTGTCCCATCTGTTGCTAAGAAACAGTAACTACCGATACTTAAGAGAACAAAAGATGTggctgggaggagggggaagggtgTAGCTGGCTACTCTCTTTTACCTTGGTGGGGGTTTCTCTTGGGAAGGGCAAAGATACCGCGAGATTCTGgccgggtgggggggggggacgggggCTGGGCTTGTTTCCTCTGTCTCGCTCTCTCTCGCTGTCAGCATCGGAGAGAAGACAGGCTGTGGTCACTGTGGGGAGAATTCGCCACCACTGCAAGGCTTTGTCTCCTGTTGTATTCTCCTACCGTGAGTGAAGCTCTGCTCCTAAGAGCGGACATTGCACTGGGACCTTATTAACACCCTACCTCACTAGAAAGGCCCCTCACAATCTActggggtgcctcaggggaaaccCTGGGACCCGGAGCCCCAAGCACCTCCGAGGGAGCTTCTCCCGGCCGTGTTTGGCAgcccggctgctgctgcccagccctgctgcttctctgccaCGGCTCCGGGTTTTTTCACTACACTGTAGCCCTGCACCCCCTGCCTGCCAGGACACCCTGCAACTCCTGCTACTTTCATTTACTACTCCGGCATCTGCTTGTCCCTGCCGTCCTGGCCACCACTCCGAggcttcctgctgcagcccgtTTTCACCATCCAGCCCGCCCGCCATTACCACGTGAAGGAGATGCAGCTGAACtcgcgccacagcgccccctgcaggcgcggGGGAATCATCGcagccgccctgcccggccgggagccaccagcgcccctgccggctgtgagcggaactgcaccgaggggaaagggcccgcgGCCGAGAGAGGCTGGCACTGGCTTCTGGttctgcttgctgctgctgctgtttgtttgtcttgttaTACATGTACAAagtagtaaagaactgttattccttttcccatatctgtGCCTGAAAGCCCCgtaatttcaaagttacaatAATTTGGAGAGAAGAATATtgtccattccaagggaggttcctgccttccttggcagacacctgtctttcaaactgaGACACCACTTCAGGTATTTATTTCAAAAAAGACAAGGAAGCATCTCCAAATAACACCCTGGAGCAAGACCAGCAGGTATGATGTGGAAACAAACTGACTTATATCAAAACCACTGTGCACAGGCTCTATTTCAAAGTGACACCATTTTGTTCAACTCCAAGGATGAAAGAGTTTCAAGCATGCTGTAATAGGGAACAGTGAAGCTTAagtctggggaaaaaattgtgCACATAGCATCCTGCACAGAGTCATGAGGAAACAATCGGTTCCATGGAAAGGAGTTTTTCTGGAACACGTTGCATCCTTTAGTCTGGCAAGATGATAATGATAAACAACCTCTAATTATCCACATTTCCAAAATGTACAGCAACACTTTGTCAGCTGGAAGATGAAGCAGGAACACATGAAGTGAAGGGTCAGCAGTGTATATTTTATACACTAGGACTGAAAAACTTTTGGCAGCATACACCAAGCATTTGTTGATCCTAATACATGCTTAATGGCAACAGTGAAAGTCTGTAAATAAAATGAACAGCCAGTAATGGTAAGCATTTAGTAATCAACCTGCAACTTAAGTTTGTGCCATATGTAGCACAGAATTAGACTGGGTTTTGACCAGCAGCCTAATTACATGCAGATGTTACCCCCTTGTTGGCACAAGGTAAGATTGAAAGGTTCAACTCCGCTGTGTAAGGCTGAATAGgaatgatatttttaaaaaatttgcatCAAAAACTCCCTAAAAACTAGTACAACAGTCATTGCCTTAACTAGCATGGTTGTAAAACaacatataaattaaaaaagataaaatactgACTTGCTTAATTAGCAAATCACTGGTCCACAACTCCACTCAGAGGCACAGCTCTCACACCAGTTACATCTGATGTGTTGGGCAAAACCAGACTTCACAACATAGCCTGCAGAAATGGAGACAGTCTCTCCTCCTACTTTAATAAGAGCAGCAGGTTGCAATAACTTGCATGGATTCCATGCTCCTCACCTGCAGCCAGCACTACAAAGTTGCAAAATCATTAGCCCAGCCTTCCCAAAGAGATAATGCAAAAATTATTATACATCCTATTTTTACATTACATGCACATTATATATAAATGCACTTCCAAAGGGCTGGGTTTCCTGGAAGATGAAAATTGTGGAGGGCGTCTTACAGCCTCGCTGAATCTCATCTACTAGGCAAACATTCAACACCAAAAACTTTTAACTTTGTATTGGATTATTCAAAATCAGAATGCACAGATCTTTATGTGCTGATTTTTGGATAGCTAGGTCATGGTGGGTATTTTTTTCAgctggggagaaaagaaaggtaCCTAATTCTACAATAAGGAGAACAGGAGGTCAGGTTTACCAGGTAATAAATCCAACAGACTCCATGTCGGATGTTATCTTTATACTGCCCTTTGAATATCAGTCGCCCATCACTGTCGTACTCCTGGGCTGGGCCATTCAGTTCTCCATCCACGTAGGTGCCATGAAGGACCACTCCATCCTCGTAGGTGTAGATTCCCTGGCCTTGCAGGGCATCATCAACGTAGTACCCCTCTAGAGTGCTggtgaagagagaaagaaaacagcagtggAAAACTGTTGACATCTCAGGGGTGAACCCAAAGCCTCAACACACTAGAACGCCAAGGTGAAAACCAGGAGCTTCTTTCTACAGAGCTCCAAAGGGAGAAAACAACTTACAGCACTGTTTCATCAGGGTGTGCTGCATGGACACAGCATCATTCATCTCAATCACATGCTTGGAATTTTCTGTAGGCTGGAATAGTCATCAAATGGACACTCCTGGTCAAAGAACGAATTCTTGCTCAAGCAGGCTACTCTCACATTAGGATTTTCAACATGCTATGTGTGGACCTTTACTGACATGTCTCTGCTGAGATGAAATTGAGCTGCTGTACAGATGAACCACGATAGGGCATGAACTGCAACCTGCCACAGTTCAGCGTCAGCTCCCCAGCAATACACTTAGCAGCCATTTGTACAGACCATGCTAAAAACGGtcatttttcatgtatttctcTTAAAATGGAACACAGCCCGTCAAACAGAACTAGTGCTGCACTTGGatttaaacaaagaaaattttcaCTTTGGTTTTGTCTTGCAAACCCTTTAGAATGACCATAAAAGAGGGTCTATTCAGATATTTCTTTCTCATGTTAGAATTAGCATAAGGGAACACAACCTGTTTAGCTTTTACTTCAGCACACTTAGCTAACAGCCAGCTGTCAGCATACACATATTTTCCCTGCAGAATTCTTTTTCAGATGCAGACATCTAAGGTATAAGCCCAAACAATGTTTGTGAGCACAAGACTCTACATGTTTTACAAAATAGATTTTCAAGAGTTGTGGAAGGAATGTTTTGTTCAGAATTCACTTGTTTCTTGCTTCATGCTCTGTTTTTACATAACTCTGGCAAGCTGGATGAGGTTTCCATGGGAAAATACATTACAGTAAAAGCCTCAGTGCACACCAGATGCACTTCTTGTTTTAAGAAGGGGCAGGAAAACTATTTTACTTTTCAGTCAAATGGATTTCTTGATCCAAGTTGCTACAGAGCTGCACAGATAGCTACAGCACTACAGCACAGGGAAGGATGAGGGAACCACCAGAAATCAGGGTCCTTACTTAACTATAAATGATGCCACTTTCCCCTCTAATTTATTACAGATCACTGGATTTGAATTCCATTGTAGTGACAACACATACAGCGTCCACATGTAAGATTACTCTTTAAAAGAAGCAGCCACCCTCAGTTTATGTAatgaaaaacaccaaaaatcctGTCTTGTTACCTTTAATTGCACCAGTTGCAGTTAAAACATTGCTAAATTACAACAGTGCTTCAGCCCTAGAaagaacatattttcttttactgtaaCTCAAACGTCtatgttttctctctttgtatTAAGCTCCAAACAGGGTCCAAAAGATCCACCTAATCTAACGAAATCAAAAGGATGATACCTTAAGAAAGAAGTCTCTGTCCTTCAAGCTCACCTAAAAAGTCATGTTCTCTGAAATTTTTATGCTGTTCACAGTTTCTGAATTACTTCCACCCTGCTCCcccctttcctctttttaaGATCTCAAAGTATGGTGTCTGCAGACAGACACAATAACTGCAACTAAGACTTGACCAGCACAAAGAGGAACAAATAGCTTCTGTGTCTTCCAtaagcaaaacatttttaatacaaACCCTGAGCTAGCCTGTATTTCTCTGGTTTGCTTCCCAGTTGATCATACTTCTGACAACATAAATTCTACCAAAGTCAAGATTTATCAGATGTACCATCTTCCCATTATCCACTATGCCTAGAAGGGATTGAAGATACTCCTTACCTAAAAATTAAACAAGCTATATGAACTGGGGAGGAAAATACTTACTCCAGGTATTATCCTTCCAGTTAATATTGACAGAGACCGCTCCATTCATCTCTTGCTCCCTCTGTATTGGAACATTGAAAACTTTTTCCCTAAAAAGAACAGTTTTCAACTGTGTTCTGGGAGATGTCAGTTTATAGGAATTTCCAATTAAGGAGaaagggcagctgcagctctgtgccaAGCACAGCTATCATGCCTGCCTTTATAGTGCAAAGTGTTCTGCAAAGTGCACTCCAGAAGCACCAGCACCAAGGAAAGTTCAAGTCCACAATCCAAAATAGGGAGTATGCCAGAGGTGAAACTTCTCTCTCTTACAGAATATGCTgcaatttgttgtattttcttgaatggggaggaaaaaaccaactGATATTTCATTCCAGGTTTCCATTCCCTTAAATAATCAACAGGCAGGGGGCAGCTATTCCAGCAAATGGAAAAATTTCCTTGACCAAACAAGGCAGCCAGGCAGCCAGTCCTATTCCCCAACACTCAAAAAATGAGAATGCTTACACTGCAGCCAGTCCTATATTTGACAGGACTCAGCTGCTCCCCAACAACAGAGCTACAGCAGTACAGCTGCCAGCCTTTGCCCAGCAGTCTGCAAGGGTAACACACCCAGGAGTGCTGAAACCAGCTAGCTTACTGCACAGGATTCTGCAAAGGGAGAGCTGTTTTGAGACATTTTGGATATTTATTGCTCATCTTCATGAGCACTCAGCCTTGCCCATGGCACAGTTAATGGAAATAGCACATCCTGTTTTATGCCAGGTCATGCTTATGGCACATCATGATTCCTGAACCATCCATTTCAGAAAGCAACTTAGTCTTGCTAGCTGGGCATAGCTAGATAAATGACATCTTCCGTAATTAGTTACTGCTCAGTTAAGGCTCCTTTAGCTAAATTAAAACATATAATAGTTAATGAAAATATCCCATTTTCCAAAACACATTGCAGACTATTTTTGCGTATTTTCATTCTCCTAGTTCCTGAAGTCATCCGTAGCCAACTGTTCCAGTTTCTTAAGggttatgaagaaaaaaaaagaaaaaagagtagAGTTGGCAACACTTAAGCAGTACAGAAAAGACTCACCAGCAACCTGACTCTTCCCACTAAACACCACCTGTACCCTGGATTACATGGAGGAACAACCCTACAAACAAAATAGCGTCTCAGTTCCTCTGACTGTACAATCAGCAACTACTCTGCTGAGACCATCCACCAGCACAGAAACATTATGTACATGTGTCCATAAACACGCTGTCTGAcaacattaaaaaacccaaaactattTTAGAGAAGTCAGCTGCTGGGCAGTACTGATTTTCAGTTACTCAGAGAACATTTAATAAGGCCATTACCAACAACAGAGAGGATTTTTCTTCATCCGAGCTTAGAAGCCTGATCACTTTCTGCATAACTGAATAAATATATTATCTTtctcatgaaaaaaacccacaatccCCAGTATGAAGCAAGTGCAAAGGCAAGTACAGACAAGGAGCTGACTCACTGAGACAGCacaattcctctgctcctgctcagaaTTTTGCTGAGCAGGAAGAGAGTAGACCCGGCATGACTGTCAGTTTAACAGCTGCTATTCATAGTGTGACCAACAGCTGCAAAACCATGGAGAATTGTGTCATTTTATATATCTGCTGCTCCCTTGGAGGAAATTCTGAGCAACTGCAGACAGGAATGCTGCagtggtggtggggggaagaCTTACAAGGTGCTCATAATGAACATCAGAGAAGAAAACACATGCATAGGCACAGACTAGCCTGATTTCACTGTCACAATTCCCAGTGAAAAGAGGGGAAATAATAGGGGCTTTTCTGACAGTAAAACAGGCCACAAGAGGATTAACTAGAGTTGCTAACAAACCTGTATTTAACTTAATCCATTAACTGATAAACAATTCAACAAAGCAGAGGGCAACCCTCTCTGTCAAAGTCCTATGTCTGTGTGTGAGGGCCGGCAAGGGGAGCTCCTGGGCCAGTTGCACTCTCTGTGTAGCTCTATAAGGCAAAGAGCTCCACCTGCAGTTAAGAACTTTGATGTCCAAGTCATTGTCAGCATGGTTTTCAATAGTTTTGACCACCTCCCATTTCTTACGATTTCTGATCAGCTCATAACTTTACAGTGTTAAAAGAGCTCACACCACTGCATTATCCCTCCAGGAAACAACTGCAGGCACTTCATTACATACAAAGCTGCCACAGGAATGgctacagcagcagcaaactttTCAGCTacagtttttaatgaaaaatcttATCCAGAAACTCAGCAGCAAACAATCAATATAGATTAGTTTTGCATCTCTACAAGCAGAAGGAagaattcagaagaaaaatcagaCTCAGAATGTACCTTCCATCAAAAAAGAAGAATTTGCCCCGGCCATTCTTTTCTCCATGCACAAAGTTTCCTTCAAATCTGTCTGTCGATGAATAGGTTACTGTACAGAATCCATGTGGCAGCCCATCGTCATCTAGATGCCCTGaaataaaatccaaacaaaGAGCAACAGAACACAGAAATTATTATACAAGATTTCAAACCTGCTCTCATTATGTAGCTGCTTGAAATGTAGTAGCTCCCTAGTACAAAACAGTAATTCAGATCATTGCTGTTAGGAATGGTGATCAGAGATTCTGTACAACTGAAGTTTGTACTTGTGTAACACATagcttaaataaaaataaaaggataaaaGAAAAGGGATGAGAgacaggagagagaagagaataATAAGCAAAACTTGTTTCTGAAAGAAACAAGGTTTATATTATTTTAGCTTGTATTCATATACATCTTCAAAAGTATAATAATCTTTATCTAAAACATGCCTTTATTGGTGAGAACAGGATAACAaaaggtttgatttttttcttttgataaaCACATGCCTTCTGATAATGTGGGTGTGCCACCCTGCAGCCGTATCCACAggaatttaaagaaataaaagtatgTAATATGCATAATGCTGTGCCCCTGCAATATGTCAGTCAACTtggtatttaatattttaaaggctGTTCTCCAGTGCCTTTCCCATGTGTTAACTTTATATCCTGCTCCCACCCGTAGCTGATACAGTTTTCCCTATTATAGCTGGTTGCACAGGAGAAAGCAGAGACAACACACTTGGATCCTCACCTGCATGGTTTTACTGAATATAACTGGTCAATTCTACTAAGTTAAAGCATAAGAAGGCTCCTATTGCATCTCTAACTGCCTCTTCAAAGCCAAAGGAAAATGACAGAGAAGTGTTTTAAATGATGGTTATTtcctggtttagctgtgtgagctctggctgcagagctcagcagggctgctctcagcacagggacacacctgggcaggtgTTCCCACACTGACATTTTACCACATATAAATTTTGCATGAAAACTGTCAAATAAGAACCAGCTAACCTATATTTATGTTCTTCCATGCTTCTAACTAAAACATTACCTCTGATTCCCCCAGTTCCCTGGTGATGCATACACAGCCTATTAGAGATCAGTGACAATATATGCATCCACTTCTTCAGGCTTTGAGTCAAGCTCTTCCCTGACCAAATTTGCCCTAAACTGAAAAGGTTCATCACACATATGGAAAGGCAGAAACAAACTTCAGTGTGAGTGGGACTGAACTACAGCCCAGGCTGATGCAGGCAACAAGAGGCACTTCAGTACTACCAGATCTTGAGTCCTGTGCCCAGAGAGGGAACAAGCTGTGCCAGATTTCACTGAGTATGGAAATGCACCTAGAAAGGTGTACAGGAGAAAATAACAGTGAAGAATCTGAACTCATCCAAGAGCCAGGATTCCCTCCCTCACCCTTCCCTTGCATGCTCCACAGTTTCTCTTGCACCTGCACATGACTGTGCTCTCACTTCAAGTCCCTAGCCCAAATGAGATTGAAAACAGTTAAAAGCTTAAGAAATCAGTAAAACCCATCAAGGCACTGCTTATCAGTACAAAGTGAGAGAAAATAAGAGtaaaaagagagagcaaaagGTGGAAGGAAAAAATCTCTATCACAAAAGGCTTTTAATCATTTTGAGGAGGAACCCTTTAAACAGAAGCTGTTTGTTCCAAAGAGAAGAAaggcttttttccctcccattctGTCAGGACACCCATTTTTGTAGAAAGGACAAGTTTTAGCTACATTGAACCACTTATTATTAATGGTGGTTAATAATTAATGGtaataattaattattaattattaattaccAATGAATTAATGACCAATTTAACGAAAAGATCAGTAACATTTCTGATGTGGACATCTCTTTTAGACCAAAAACTCTGTCAACATTTACAGTTCTAATTAAAagtctttttaattaaaagttttaTCAATATAGGAAGGGTACAGTGCTGTAAGTTAACAAACCCTAAACAATACAGTACCAGGTTCCCCCTCACTACAGCGGCAAAACTTTTATAAAACACttggattttaaaaatacactgatAATACTGGTACATcgtaacattaaaaaaaaaatacccaaagcagTAACAACAAAAAACCTTTGCAACTTTGTTCTCTGTGACTATTCAGCTTTGTCAAGATTTTGCTGGAATGCAAAGCCCAACACAAAAGCTGCCATGCTTGTACGCAGAACATGTCAGGACTTCTGCCCAGCAGGATACAGACTACCTCAGAGATTAAAATGGTCAACTTTGATCCAATGGCGTATA from Aphelocoma coerulescens isolate FSJ_1873_10779 chromosome 4, UR_Acoe_1.0, whole genome shotgun sequence encodes the following:
- the SETD7 gene encoding histone-lysine N-methyltransferase SETD7; its protein translation is MDSDEETLEEIVEGHLDDDGLPHGFCTVTYSSTDRFEGNFVHGEKNGRGKFFFFDGSTLEGYYVDDALQGQGIYTYEDGVVLHGTYVDGELNGPAQEYDSDGRLIFKGQYKDNIRHGVCWIYYLDGGSLVGEVNEEGEMTGEKIAYVYPDGKTAYSGRFIDGEMIEAKLATLTAVEDGKPQFELVPGSPAYSFDKSTSSCISTNALLPDPYESERVYVDVSLISSAGEGLFSKIAAEASTVMSFYNGVRITHQEVDSRDWALNGNTISLDDETVIDVPEPYNHAAKYCASLGHKANHSFTPNCTYDPFVHPRFGPIKCIRTIRAVEKDEELTVAYGYDHNPVGRNGPEAPEWYQLELKAFQAAQQK